A genome region from Candidatus Poribacteria bacterium includes the following:
- a CDS encoding mandelate racemase/muconate lactonizing enzyme family protein: MKIVDVKTYLVDVPPPHWGGRRWIFVKLITDEGIEGVGECTYHTQLNHVVIELIKDWGERYLIGVDPFRIERIWSTLYEGPCVRHSGPLTSPAMSAIEMACWDIVGKALNQPIYNLLGGMFHEKLRAYSYLLQWRRGASPEETGELALSYVEKGFTAVKFDPVDPNTADRLETLDYAESVIRGIRDAVGDRCDILIGTHGQFNTNSAIRFAKRVEPYDPLWFEEPLPPENIKEMARVAQSTSIPIATGERLLTKYEFVDLLEQQAASILQMDLTITGGILEAKKIASMGEAHYAQIAPHLYGGPIGGAANIQLDVCSPNFLIQEGIHTWDGFHTDILKEPIQWEDGYIIPSTKPGLGVELNDAVLEKHSISG, encoded by the coding sequence ATGAAGATTGTTGATGTGAAAACGTATCTCGTTGATGTACCACCACCACATTGGGGTGGAAGGCGTTGGATTTTCGTCAAACTGATAACGGATGAAGGCATTGAGGGGGTAGGCGAATGTACCTATCATACCCAATTGAACCATGTCGTTATCGAGCTGATTAAAGATTGGGGAGAACGCTACCTGATTGGCGTAGATCCGTTTCGGATTGAGCGGATCTGGTCTACGCTTTACGAGGGACCGTGTGTGCGGCACTCCGGTCCATTGACGAGCCCAGCGATGAGCGCGATTGAGATGGCGTGTTGGGATATTGTCGGAAAGGCGTTGAATCAGCCGATTTACAACCTGTTGGGGGGTATGTTCCATGAGAAGCTACGCGCCTATTCCTATCTACTGCAATGGCGACGCGGTGCCTCTCCTGAAGAAACCGGGGAACTCGCCCTCTCTTACGTCGAAAAAGGGTTCACTGCTGTCAAGTTCGATCCCGTCGATCCGAATACCGCCGATAGGTTGGAAACGCTGGACTACGCTGAAAGTGTTATCCGTGGGATTCGGGATGCTGTTGGCGATAGGTGTGATATTCTGATTGGCACGCACGGGCAGTTCAACACGAACAGTGCAATCCGTTTTGCGAAACGGGTCGAGCCTTATGATCCGCTCTGGTTCGAGGAACCCCTACCTCCGGAGAATATCAAAGAGATGGCACGCGTCGCACAATCCACAAGCATCCCGATTGCGACGGGAGAACGATTATTGACGAAATATGAGTTCGTGGACCTGCTGGAGCAGCAGGCTGCATCTATCTTGCAGATGGATTTGACAATCACGGGGGGTATCCTCGAAGCGAAGAAGATTGCGTCTATGGGAGAAGCGCACTACGCACAGATAGCACCGCATCTGTATGGTGGTCCCATCGGCGGCGCGGCGAATATTCAGTTGGATGTCTGTAGTCCGAATTTCCTGATTCAAGAAGGTATCCATACATGGGACGGCTTCCATACGGATATCCTCAAGGAGCCGATACAGTGGGAAGACGGATACATCATTCCGTCAACGAAGCCAGGACTTGGTGTTGAATTGAACGATGCGGTTTTGGAGAAGCATTCTATTAGTGGTTAG
- a CDS encoding ABC transporter ATP-binding protein, producing MSTAETPTGTLDPIPDLIKVTLKKLDIRSEQIRFAVQSDVNASGSYGEEWFVLTDAAIFTVTGEGEVLHYIPYENVLGIRAEIVVDAGLLVLETEEGTVDLIRYSSGYASKFGFVARFIGDEIEFRKGKRDEAPIWDYKPEEQFCQSCGLLLPDEFSPCPACTKKHKVMLRILTYIRPYRGRATLFMLFVIAGTLISLVPPYFSRILIDDILLLNDATTAAQEASATQLGSVFRAIQPAALALTIAVGALLAIQIIREIFTIFRLRLGAWLTFRVAANIRSHVYQHLHNLSIRFFDKRKTGTVISHITEDSERLQDFMLEGLSFLAVELLLFFGIGGMLFWMNWQLACFILIPIPIIVFGAGWFWKKVRSLWHRAWRRRSKLFDVVNDSVSGIRVVRAFGQQRSEVDRFADANIDARDYETNAELIWATYYPPLMFAVQLGSLIVWYAGGLNIIAGSMTLGTLMAFNAYLMMFYEPLRYISPLINWASRSMTAAERLFEVIDSQPEQFDDGTLKAMPNITGEVKFHNMTFGYDSHKPVLRDINLHVKPGEMIGLVGHSGAGKSTLINLICRFYTPDSGRLEVDGEDIKEIDLKDLRRQIGVVLQEPYLFSGTIAENIAYAHPDATMEDIITAAKAANAHEFIVKFPDGYDSEVGERGGRLSGGERQRISIARAILHNPRILILDEATSSVDVETEKKIQQAIDRLVQNRTTFAIAHRLSTLRNADRLFVIEKGKGVECGSHEELMAEKGIYYKLVETQREAANVRAAAQAVER from the coding sequence ATGTCAACTGCAGAGACACCAACGGGTACGCTTGACCCGATACCCGATTTAATTAAAGTAACACTGAAAAAATTAGATATTCGTTCAGAACAGATTCGATTTGCTGTCCAAAGTGATGTAAACGCATCCGGTAGTTATGGTGAAGAGTGGTTCGTGCTAACGGACGCAGCAATTTTTACCGTAACAGGCGAAGGTGAAGTGCTTCACTACATCCCTTATGAGAATGTCTTGGGAATTCGTGCGGAAATCGTTGTGGATGCCGGTCTCTTGGTACTGGAAACAGAGGAAGGCACTGTCGATCTCATCCGCTACTCAAGTGGTTATGCCTCGAAGTTTGGGTTCGTCGCCCGATTTATCGGAGACGAGATTGAGTTCCGAAAAGGGAAACGCGACGAAGCACCTATATGGGATTATAAGCCAGAGGAGCAATTCTGTCAGTCGTGCGGTTTGCTGTTGCCAGATGAGTTCTCACCTTGCCCGGCATGTACCAAGAAACACAAGGTGATGCTGCGGATTTTGACCTATATACGTCCTTATCGCGGTAGGGCAACTTTGTTCATGCTATTCGTGATTGCCGGCACGCTCATTTCGCTTGTGCCGCCGTATTTCTCTCGCATCCTGATTGACGATATTCTACTTCTGAACGACGCGACCACTGCTGCACAAGAAGCGTCGGCAACACAGTTAGGAAGCGTTTTTCGGGCGATTCAACCCGCAGCGTTAGCATTGACTATCGCTGTAGGTGCCTTATTAGCGATACAGATCATCCGAGAAATTTTCACAATTTTCCGATTACGTCTCGGTGCCTGGCTGACGTTCCGCGTTGCAGCGAATATCCGTTCACACGTCTATCAGCACTTACACAATCTGTCAATCCGATTTTTTGATAAACGGAAGACAGGAACGGTGATCTCGCACATTACCGAGGATAGTGAACGGCTTCAAGACTTCATGTTAGAGGGACTCTCCTTCCTCGCAGTGGAGCTGCTTCTCTTCTTCGGAATTGGGGGGATGCTTTTCTGGATGAACTGGCAATTGGCATGCTTCATCTTAATCCCGATTCCGATAATCGTCTTTGGCGCGGGTTGGTTCTGGAAGAAGGTCCGAAGCCTTTGGCACCGTGCATGGCGCCGCCGTTCAAAGTTGTTCGATGTCGTCAACGACTCTGTATCCGGTATCCGAGTTGTCCGGGCGTTTGGACAACAACGGAGCGAAGTTGATCGGTTCGCCGATGCGAATATCGACGCACGCGACTATGAAACGAATGCTGAATTAATCTGGGCTACCTACTACCCGCCACTGATGTTCGCAGTGCAGTTGGGGTCTCTGATTGTTTGGTACGCCGGGGGGCTCAATATTATCGCCGGGAGTATGACGCTCGGCACGTTGATGGCTTTTAATGCATACCTGATGATGTTCTACGAACCGTTGCGCTATATCAGCCCGCTTATTAATTGGGCTTCTCGTTCGATGACAGCGGCAGAGCGGCTCTTTGAAGTCATAGATTCGCAACCCGAGCAGTTTGACGACGGCACGCTTAAAGCGATGCCGAACATCACTGGCGAAGTCAAGTTCCACAACATGACGTTCGGTTACGACTCACACAAACCCGTGCTTCGAGATATTAACCTGCACGTGAAACCCGGTGAGATGATAGGACTTGTCGGACATTCGGGGGCAGGGAAATCGACGCTTATTAATCTGATTTGTCGGTTCTATACACCCGACTCCGGACGTTTAGAGGTTGACGGTGAAGATATTAAAGAGATTGATCTCAAAGATTTGCGTCGCCAGATTGGGGTCGTGCTACAGGAACCCTACCTCTTTAGTGGGACGATTGCTGAGAACATCGCTTATGCACATCCTGATGCCACGATGGAGGACATTATCACGGCAGCGAAAGCCGCAAACGCACACGAATTTATCGTCAAGTTTCCAGACGGCTACGATTCAGAAGTCGGGGAACGCGGGGGACGGTTGTCCGGCGGGGAACGCCAACGTATCTCCATCGCCCGGGCAATTTTACACAATCCGCGTATTTTGATTCTCGATGAAGCCACCTCGTCTGTAGATGTGGAAACCGAGAAAAAGATTCAACAGGCGATTGATAGGTTGGTGCAGAACCGGACGACCTTCGCGATTGCCCACAGGCTTTCAACGCTCCGAAACGCCGATCGGCTCTTCGTGATTGAAAAGGGCAAAGGCGTTGAGTGTGGCTCTCACGAGGAACTCATGGCGGAAAAAGGTATCTACTACAAACTCGTAGAAACCCAACGCGAAGCCGCGAATGTCCGCGCCGCAGCACAAGCAGTGGAGAGATAG
- a CDS encoding DUF4159 domain-containing protein → MRQRHFFVELASQNLRDNRRAAIASIGLHLLFVAIAAFLFSGQRELNKDTFEAAFVTLTPTRTDTPLRPTRRNVTVSSPQVKTAVTAPKQMSNLTQLPPERTTVVRQIPELKVDPDVLNPAEVAVSPTLPSTEQPNRSSADLAGASVAEVPTLEKSAPPLIQRNPTGTTRSGLSEFLDGSLPTAGLGDGFDTDLMELVQLPKGQLGGILAGAGSEMRGHIRLIRLKHSLSDWWQDPTAIPALIKWLEDYTSIRADMNFEGGALPITDPQIMDAPLIIMTGHDKDITVGRGLAKDGPLETGFTPQERAALRKYIVERGGMLFFDDCGFNGLFAHIVADELQTIFPEYPLEIIPHDHELYNIYYDFLKPPTGGDVFWRNENNAQPTQFPYQKGITINDRLAVVYNRKDYMCAMETAEIESRTMLRLRRSTDVYRFMSNLLIYALKYGGNTDRTGYTE, encoded by the coding sequence ATGAGACAGAGACATTTTTTCGTGGAGCTTGCAAGCCAAAATTTGCGAGATAACCGTCGCGCAGCTATCGCTTCGATTGGCTTGCATTTGCTCTTTGTCGCAATTGCGGCGTTTCTGTTCTCAGGGCAGCGGGAATTGAACAAAGACACGTTTGAGGCGGCATTCGTCACACTCACCCCAACACGGACAGACACACCCCTCCGTCCAACACGCCGAAATGTGACAGTTAGCTCGCCACAGGTAAAAACAGCAGTTACTGCGCCGAAACAGATGTCAAACCTCACGCAGCTGCCACCTGAGCGGACAACGGTTGTGCGGCAGATACCAGAACTGAAGGTTGACCCGGATGTTCTCAATCCTGCGGAGGTTGCGGTGTCGCCGACCTTGCCCAGCACTGAACAACCCAACCGTTCATCGGCAGACCTCGCCGGTGCCTCTGTTGCGGAAGTGCCGACGCTTGAAAAAAGTGCGCCGCCGCTGATCCAGAGAAATCCTACAGGAACAACCCGTAGCGGACTTTCTGAGTTTCTTGATGGGTCTCTACCCACAGCGGGTTTAGGAGACGGGTTTGATACAGATCTCATGGAACTTGTGCAGCTGCCGAAGGGGCAATTGGGGGGTATTCTTGCAGGTGCTGGCAGCGAGATGCGTGGGCATATCCGGTTGATTCGGCTTAAACATTCGCTCTCGGACTGGTGGCAAGACCCCACTGCGATCCCTGCGCTCATCAAGTGGCTGGAAGACTACACCTCAATCCGAGCGGATATGAATTTTGAAGGTGGTGCTTTGCCGATCACGGATCCGCAAATCATGGACGCACCTCTTATCATAATGACGGGACACGATAAAGATATTACTGTCGGACGTGGGCTTGCGAAGGACGGTCCGTTAGAGACAGGTTTTACACCACAAGAGCGCGCCGCGCTTCGGAAATATATCGTTGAAAGAGGGGGGATGCTCTTTTTCGACGATTGCGGTTTCAACGGCTTGTTCGCACACATTGTCGCTGATGAACTCCAAACGATTTTTCCTGAATACCCACTCGAAATCATACCACACGATCACGAACTCTATAACATCTACTATGACTTTCTAAAACCGCCGACGGGCGGCGATGTGTTCTGGAGAAATGAGAACAACGCACAACCCACGCAGTTTCCTTATCAGAAAGGGATTACAATCAACGATCGGTTAGCGGTGGTCTACAATCGTAAGGACTACATGTGCGCTATGGAGACGGCGGAGATTGAGAGCCGTACGATGTTGCGTCTCCGGCGTTCTACGGATGTCTATCGGTTTATGTCGAACCTCTTGATTTATGCGTTGAAATACGGTGGGAATACAGATAGGACAGGATACACGGAATAG
- a CDS encoding DUF1854 domain-containing protein: MQNENTEKQITPAAAPTVNSVPSEQDDFTPRYLDPDTLTFTRSEVGTARLEIRKEACYLRVVVRRLMPLSNPNQYISLAADEDTEIGILVDPSALDAKSLEILQEELDKRYFTPTIRKVYRVKEQFGIHEWEVETERGRITFLVRGLNQNIKQVPPARLFVTDVRGNRYDIPDYRELDAQSYLHIQRHL; encoded by the coding sequence ATGCAGAACGAAAATACAGAGAAACAAATAACACCTGCCGCGGCACCGACAGTGAACTCGGTGCCGTCTGAACAGGATGACTTTACACCCCGTTATCTTGACCCAGATACCCTTACGTTCACGCGTTCTGAGGTAGGGACGGCGCGGTTGGAAATTCGGAAAGAGGCGTGCTATCTGCGCGTAGTCGTGCGACGGCTTATGCCGCTTAGCAACCCGAATCAATATATTTCTCTCGCAGCGGATGAAGATACCGAGATCGGAATCCTCGTTGACCCATCAGCACTCGATGCAAAGAGTCTGGAGATTCTCCAAGAGGAGTTGGATAAACGCTACTTTACACCGACAATCCGGAAAGTGTACCGAGTGAAGGAGCAATTCGGTATCCATGAATGGGAGGTCGAAACCGAGCGCGGACGCATAACTTTCTTGGTGCGCGGGTTGAATCAGAACATTAAACAGGTACCCCCTGCTCGGCTTTTTGTGACGGATGTCCGAGGGAATCGGTACGATATTCCAGATTATCGGGAGTTAGATGCCCAGAGTTACCTACACATCCAGCGGCATCTCTAA